The sequence GGCTTCCAGGTGCATGAGCTGACCGGGCTTTACCTGATCAACCTGGTGATCAACATGACCGCGGCGCCGATGCTGGGCAAGGCTGTGGCAATGTTCGGCGAGCGGCGCACGCTGATCTTTGAATACGCCGGTCTGGCCACAGTCTTTGCCGCCTACGGCGGGATCTACTGGTTTGGCTGGGGCGTGGTGGTTGCTGCGGTTCTGTACGTGGTGGACCATGTGCTGTTTGCCCTGGCGCTGGCGCTCAAGACCTATTTTCAGAAGATTGCCGATCCGGGCGACATTGCCCCCACCGCTGCTGTGGCCTTTACCATCAACCATATTGCTGCGGTGTTCCTGCCGGTGCTGCTGGGGCTTCTGTGGGTCTATTCGCCGGGCATGGTGTTTGCCCTGGCGGCGGGCATGGCGCTGGTCTCGCTGTCCCTGTCGCTGCTGATTCCGCGCCATCCGGAGCCCGGCAATGAGACCATTTTCAGCAAATACGCCCGCCCCGCGCCGGCTGAGTGACGCGTCAGTCCTGTGGCGCCCGCTGCGCCGCGCGAACTGCGACCGGGGGCGCTGGCTGGCCTGCAGCCAGGCGGGGGACGCTTGACGCGGGGCGCGCGGCGGCCTAGGCGCTTGCCAACAGTTTCAGGAGCGACGCCATGACCACCTTCACCGCCCTCACCACGCTCACCGGAAAAGCCCAGGCCGAAGCGCTGGGCGAAGCCATGGAGCGGTTGAACCCGGAACCCACCGGTGTCGGCGTGTTTGAGATGGAAGACGGCTCCGGCCTGTGGGAGGTCGGCGGCTATTTCACCGAGAGCCCGGATGAGGCAGGCCTCGCCCTGCTGGCCGCAATGCACGAGGCCAAACCCTTTGTCGTCTCTGAGGTGCCGGAAACCGACTGGGTCGCACATGTGCGCCGCGAGCTGGCGCCGGTCGAGGCGGGCCGTTTCTTCGTTTACGGCAGCCACGACGCGGATAAGCTGCCCGAAGGCCGCATTCCGCTGCTGATCGAGGCCGCGATGGCGTTCGGCACCGGCCACCACGGCACCACCCTGGGCTGCCTCAAGGCGCTGGATCATCTGCTGGACCAGGGGTTTCGTGGCGAAAAGGTGGCGGATATCGGCTGCGGCACCGCGGTGCTGGCAATGGCCGCCGCACGGGTCTGGGACGGCACCATTCTGGCCAGCGACATTGACGAGGTGGCGGTGGACGTCGCCGAGGCCAATCTGAAGGCCAACGGCATGGAGGGCGCGGTCACCTGTCTGGAAGCGGCCGGTTTCGATCACCCGGATCTGCAGGCGCAGGCGCCCTATGACCTCATCTTCGCCAATATT is a genomic window of Leisingera caerulea DSM 24564 containing:
- a CDS encoding 50S ribosomal protein L11 methyltransferase, which translates into the protein MTTFTALTTLTGKAQAEALGEAMERLNPEPTGVGVFEMEDGSGLWEVGGYFTESPDEAGLALLAAMHEAKPFVVSEVPETDWVAHVRRELAPVEAGRFFVYGSHDADKLPEGRIPLLIEAAMAFGTGHHGTTLGCLKALDHLLDQGFRGEKVADIGCGTAVLAMAAARVWDGTILASDIDEVAVDVAEANLKANGMEGAVTCLEAAGFDHPDLQAQAPYDLIFANILKGPLVALAPDLAANLRPCGYAILSGILNEQADDVVAVYAQNGINLDQRDEIGEWTTLLLRKAG